The window TTGTAGAGGACGACCAGGTCGACGGCCTCCTCCATGAAGTCCATGATGTCGTCGAGCGACCCGGCGAGGGTGTAGATGTCCTCCCGGTCGAACGGCGTGATGAAGGAGGAGTTCAGCTGGTGGAAGATCGCGTGCGTGGCGTCGTCACCTGCGTGTTCCGCTGCCCGCATACGCTCCGCGATCTCGGCCCGGGCGGAGGAGTCCGCCCCGAGCAGTTCCATCAGGAGCTTCGAGCCGGTGACGATGTTGTCCGCGGATGCGGCGAACATGTCGTAGAAGCTCGTCTCCCTGGGGGTCAGACGAAAGCGCACGTGGGGTCCTCGGGGTGCTTCGGTTTCGGTCAGGCTGATGCTAGGCGCATCATCCGGCCACGGCTATCGGGCCGCATCCCAGTGTCGCCCATCGGGCAGAGTGATCAGCACGGGGGCGTACCAAGGGCTCTGTACCCCGCAAAGTTGGTTACCATATACCCACCTGGGGTATGTATCCCGGATTGTGTCCACACCTCGTCCCGAGACGGAGGCCCGCGATGACGACGACCGAGGCCGGCGCCACGCACGGCTACCACAAGCAGAAGGACGAGCACCTCAAGCGGCTGCGCCGGATCGAGGGCCAGATCCGCGGGCTGCAGCGGATGGTCGAGGAGGACACGTACTGCATCGACATACTCACGCAGGTCTCCGCCTCCACCAAGGCCCTGCAGTCCTTCGCGCTGCAACTGCTGGAGGAGCACCTGCGGCACTGCGTGGCCGACGCGGCCCTCAAGGGCGGTGACGAGATCGACGCGAAGGTCGACGAGGCGACGAAGGCGATCGGCCGCCTGCTGCGCACCTGAGCCGGGCGACTCGGGGCCGGCGCCCGGGGGCGGATCCGCTCCGGCGGCTCAGGCCTGCCGCTCCTCGGCCACCCGCAGCACCTCGTCGATGCTCTCCAGGCTGAGCCGGTCCTCGGCCGCCGAGGCCGCGATGATCAGCTCTCCGCACAGCTCGATCTCGGCGAGGGCCACGTGGTCCTGTACCGCCGTACCGCCGACCGGGGCCACCCGCCTCACCTCTCCTCCGCCGTCACCGACTTCCTAGAGTAGGCAGGGCTCCACACACCGCGCATGGCACGGACGGGCTACTTAC of the Streptomyces sp. 1222.5 genome contains:
- a CDS encoding metal-sensitive transcriptional regulator — protein: MTTTEAGATHGYHKQKDEHLKRLRRIEGQIRGLQRMVEEDTYCIDILTQVSASTKALQSFALQLLEEHLRHCVADAALKGGDEIDAKVDEATKAIGRLLRT
- a CDS encoding DUF47 domain-containing protein, with protein sequence MRFRLTPRETSFYDMFAASADNIVTGSKLLMELLGADSSARAEIAERMRAAEHAGDDATHAIFHQLNSSFITPFDREDIYTLAGSLDDIMDFMEEAVDLVVLYNVEELPKGVEQQIEVLARAAELTAEAMPNLRTMDNLTEYWIEVNRLENQADQIHRKLLAQLFNGKYDAIEVLKLKQIVDVLEEAADAFEHVANTVETIAVKES